The stretch of DNA CGGGTGCCGAAGATCTCCGACGTGCCCCGCACTGAGGTCCGCTTCGCCGTCACGCACGACCCCCTCGGGCCGCTCGGGGCGAAGTCGATGAGCGAGGCGCCGTACAACCCCGTCGCACCAGCCGTCGCGAACGCCGTGCGGGACGCGATCGGCGTCCGGCCGTACCGGCTGCCGATGACCCGCGACCGCGTGTGGGCGCTGCTGCAGGACCCGGCCGTGGACAGCACCCGCGCCGGGGGTGCGTGATGTTCGAACTGGCACCGCGCCTCCTGGCCGTCCTCGACACGGGTGCACCGGTCGTCGTCGCGACGGCGGTCTCCATGACGGGCAGCGCACCGACCGGGGTCGGGACGTCGATGGCCGTGCTGCCGGGCGGACAGGTCGTCGGCACCATCTCGGGCGGCTGCGTCGAGGGGTCGCTGTTCCTCATCGCCGAGCAGGTGCTCGAGACCGGCGAACCGGTGCTCGAGCGGTTCGGCTTCGACGACGACCCGGACGATCTCGACGCCGTGTGGGCGCCGGCGCTCCGGTGCGGCGGTCGCGTCGAGGTGCTCGTCCACCGGGTGACGACGGACGACCTCCTGCTCGTGGGTGCACTCCGTGACGCCGCGGCCGGTCTGCCGACCTCGCTCGCCCTCTCGCTCGAGCCGGAGTCGCTCGCTGCCGTCGTCACTGCTCCGGACGGGTGCGGCGACCGGGTCTTCGTCGAGCGCAGCGACCACCGCCCGCGCTGCGTCGTCGTCGGTGCCGTCGAGACCGCCGTCGCGGTGACGAACGCCGCCGCGGTGCTCGGCTACGCGGTGACCGTGGTCGACCCGCGCCCGGTGTTCCTGACCGACGAGCGCTTCCCGGCCGCGGACGAGCGGATCGTGGGGTGGCCGACGCGCGTGCTCGAGGGGATGCACGTGGACGGGACGACGGCCGTCGTGGTGCTCTCGCACGACGACCGGTTCGACGCCGAGGTCGTCGACCAGGCGCTCCGCCGCCGGGCCGGGTACGTCGGCGCGATGGGCTCCCGATCGACCCACGAGCGGCGACTCGCGGAACTGCACGCGATGGGGACCCCGGACCTCGACCGGCTCCGGTCCCCGATCGGTCTCGACATCGGTGCCCGGACCCCGGCCGAGATGGCACTCGCGATCATGGCCGAGGTCGTCGCCGTTCGGACGGGCTCCTCGGGCGGCGCCCTCGCCGACGGCTCCGGCCCGATCCACCGGCGCGCGGCCCGCACGCCCTGACGGCGGCGCGGCCCGGCGTCCGCGGCGGCGCCGGCGTCGGGCGTCGGGCGTCGGCGTCGCGTGCCCGGCGTCGAACCACGTTCCCGACGTCGAACCAAGTGCCGCGCGTGGTTCCATGTCGGTTCCGTGGTTCGACGCGGCCCTGATGCTCGATCGGCGCGCGCTCGTCGAGGCGCGGCGAGACCGGGCCGGCGGAGCGCGGTGTCGCGGCGCCTTGAACGGTATGACGATTCAAGCGCGCGGGGTGCCTCCCCAGCGCCGGGGACTTTCGTCCGGGTGCCACATGACGTCGGCCCAGCGACTGGCACTCAGCGCCGTGCGACGACACGGCGGCGTCATCACGAAACGGTCCGACGCGTCCGAGACACCGCCGGATCTGCCGTCGTCTCGACCGCACCGCGGCGTCTCGACGTCACGACGGCGTCTCGACATCACGCCGGCGTCTCGAACACCGGCGTCTCGACGTCACGACAGCGTCTCGACATCACGCCGGCGTCTCGAACAGACACTGCGTCTCGGCGGCTCACCGGCGACGCGAGGCCGGCGAGGGAGCGCGCGCTCAGACGGCTGCGGGCGTCCGTGCGAGCCGCTCGGCCAGCCGGGCAGCGATCTCGCGCTCGTCGCCCGTGACGAGCCGGAAGTCCCGGACCACCACGCGCCCGCCGACCACGACGTGCCGCGGTCGCCGCCCCGGGGATGCCCAGAGGAGTCCTGCGACCGGGTCAGCGACGCCGGCGTCGGCGACGCCCGAGACGTCCCACACGCACAGGTCGCCCGCGGTGCCTGCGCCGAGGTGCCCGAGCTCCGGCCGGCCGAGACCCGCTGCCGACCCCTCCGTCATCATCCCGAGCACCTGGCGCGCGGGCAGCTGCGGCCCCACGAGCGCGGACACCTGCATCGCCAGCCGCCCGTCCGCCAGCAGGTGCCCGGCGTCGTTGCTGCCCCCGCCGCTCGTGCCGAGGCCGACCGGGACCCCGGCTGCCGCGAGCCGGGCGACCGGGGCGATCCCCCACCCCATCGGCACGTCGCAGCCCGGGGCGTGCGTCGCCGTCACCCCGGCGGACGCCACCCGTGCGATC from Curtobacterium sp. SGAir0471 encodes:
- a CDS encoding XdhC family protein, with protein sequence MFELAPRLLAVLDTGAPVVVATAVSMTGSAPTGVGTSMAVLPGGQVVGTISGGCVEGSLFLIAEQVLETGEPVLERFGFDDDPDDLDAVWAPALRCGGRVEVLVHRVTTDDLLLVGALRDAAAGLPTSLALSLEPESLAAVVTAPDGCGDRVFVERSDHRPRCVVVGAVETAVAVTNAAAVLGYAVTVVDPRPVFLTDERFPAADERIVGWPTRVLEGMHVDGTTAVVVLSHDDRFDAEVVDQALRRRAGYVGAMGSRSTHERRLAELHAMGTPDLDRLRSPIGLDIGARTPAEMALAIMAEVVAVRTGSSGGALADGSGPIHRRAARTP